The Populus alba chromosome 4, ASM523922v2, whole genome shotgun sequence genome contains a region encoding:
- the LOC118050847 gene encoding prefoldin subunit 6 yields MGSSTAIRELQRDLENKANDLSKHQKDIAKNHQVRKKYTIQLGENELVLKELDLLNEGANVYKLIGPVLVKQDLAEANANVSKRIEYISAELKRLDGTLQDLEEKQNSKKDAIFKLQQRIQSFQAGKAKA; encoded by the exons atGGGATCGTCAACGGCCATTAGAGAATTGCAGCGAGATCTTGAAAACAAAGCGAATGATCTTAGCAAACACCAAaaag ATATTGCGAAGAATCATCAAGTCAGGAAAAAGTACACTATCCAGCTTGGAGAGAACGAGCTTGTCCTCAAG GAGTTGGACTTGTTGAATGAAGGTGCAAATGTTTACAAATTGATTGGTCCCGTACTTGTGAAGCAAGACTTGGCTGAGGCTAATGCTAACGTGAGCAAAAGAATCGAATACATCTCTGCTGAATT GAAGCGACTAGATGGAACTCTTCAAGATTTGGAAGAGAAGCAAAACAGCAAGAAAGATGCG ATCTTCAAGTTACAACAGAGGATCCAATCATTCCAGGCTGGCAAAGCCAAGGCATAG